One genomic window of Pempheris klunzingeri isolate RE-2024b chromosome 12, fPemKlu1.hap1, whole genome shotgun sequence includes the following:
- the calm2a gene encoding calmodulin 2a (phosphorylase kinase, delta), translated as MADQLTEEQIAEFKEAFSLFDKDGDGTITTKELGTVMRSLGQNPTEAELQDMINEVDADGNGTIDFPEFLTMMARKMKDTDSEEEIREAFRVFDKDGNGYISAAELRHVMTNLGEKLTDEEVDEMIREADIDGDGQVNYEEFVQMMTAK; from the exons ATG GCTGATCAGCTTACAGAAGAGCAGATTGCTG AATTCAAGGAGGCATTTTCGCTCTTTGACAAGGATGGAGATGGCACCATCACCACCAAAGAGCTGGGAACAGTCATGCGCTCTCTGGGCCAGAACCccacagaggcagagctgcaggacaTGATCAATGAAGTGGACGCTGATG GAAATGGAACGATAGACTTCCCAGAGTTCCTGACCATGATGGCCAGGAAGATGAAGGACACAGACAGCGAGGAGGAGATCAGAGAAGCATTCCGTGTCTTTGACAAG GATGGCAATGGATACATCAGTGCTGCTGAGCTGCGCCATGTGATGACAAACCTTGGGGAGAAGCTGACTGATGAAGAAGTGGACGAGATGATCAGAGAAGCAGACATTGACGGAGATGGACAGGTCAACTATGAAG AGTTCGTACAAATGATGACGGCGAAGTGA
- the stpg4 gene encoding protein STPG4: protein MSRGGNRADKGDDRVDPRGRGGWWLGTLKDTPIPGLYHVRDFIEEAELNPVRKTYGFKGVGRKGHTLGVRKGDLLLPGAYSYRDSIQELLTRRASYSFKNCPRPDTVTLGIRDKHINTSPCDYDVTAKPVEKIPCKHVMFRSTVQRLSFPPKEGPAPCNYNPQTRPAGGITSCFKSTLPRLHHVHSKTPGPGAYEPHWKLGDRLHPEAIDPSFSLFFRNIV from the exons ATGTCCAGGGGTGGTAACAGAGCAGATAAG GGTGATGACAGGGTGGACCCGCGTGGCCGGGGGGGCTGGTGGCTGGGAACACTGAAA GACACACCCATCCCGGGTCTCTATCACGTCCGTGACTTCATCGAAGAGGCTGAACTGAACCCAGTGAGGAAGACCTACGGGTTCAAGGGCGTGGGCAGAAAGGGCCACACTCTGGGCGTACGTAAGGGGGATCTGCTTCTGCCCGGGGCCTACAGCTACAGAGACTCCATCCAGGAGCTCCTGACACGCCGGGCGTCCTACTCTTTCAAAAACTGTCCACGACCCGACACCGTCACCCTGGGCATCAGGGACAAG CATATAAACACTTCGCCGTGTGACTACGATGTGACAGCGAAGCCAGTGGAGAAGATTCCCTGCAA GCATGTGATGTTTCGGTCGACCGTGCAGCGGCTCAGCTTTCCACCT AAGGAGGGCCCTGCTCCATGCAACTATAATCCACAGACCAGACCAGCTGGAggcatcacttcctgcttcaaatCCACATTGCCACGGCTCCACCATGTGCACTCA AAGACTCCAGGACCAGGGGCCTACGAACCTCACTGGAAGTTGGGCGACCGCCTGCACCCAGAGGCCATAGACCCTTCATTCAGCCTCTTCTTCCGCAATATTGTCTAG